In Panicum virgatum strain AP13 chromosome 5K, P.virgatum_v5, whole genome shotgun sequence, the genomic window TTGGACGTGGTCTCCGTCCCGCCGACTACCATATCCTGCACGAATTGACCGATGTACAATCAATGGGAGCAGTGCACACTACTACTAAAAATATATGGTACATACCAGGAGGAGAGATTTGACGTTATTCATGGTGAAGGAGGCTTTGCCGTCGCCGCCTTCCCTCTCCATCTTGAGCATGGTATCCAGGAAGTCTGCAACCGTGTCGCCCCCGTCTTGCTGGGCCTCAACTCGCTGCTGTATGATCCTGGCGAACATCAGGTCGAACTTCTCCCTGAATCTCCCCATCTTCCTGTTGACGCCCTGCAGGTCGAAAGGCGCCAGCGCCGGGAAGAAGTCGGACACGTTGGGCGAGCCGAGCAGCTCAGTGATCCCCGCGACAAGCTCCCTGAACTCATGCCCTATGGCAGCCCGCTCGCTGTCGCTCCCAATGGTGCCCCCCCACATGGTGCTCGTGATCACGTTCATAGTGTTGAGGAACATTTGTGCGCCGATGTCGACCGCTTCTCCCGACCTGGAGTGGAGGTAGCGCAGGGTGGACCTGAACTCGCGCCTGCGGAGGCTGTGCACGCCATCGAGCCCCGCCGGGCTCAACATGTCGTGCACGCAAACGCGACGAAGCAGGCGCCACTTGGGACCGACCGGGTTGCCCACGATGTTCTTCTCGCCGCCAAAGGAGATGGCGTTGCCGGCCTCCGGCATGACTCGGTTGGCGAAGATGGGGTCCTTGTCCCGGAGCACCTCGCTGGCCAGCTCCGGGGAGGTGACCACGATTTCCACTTTGGAGCCGAGGCGGATGGAGAGGACAGGCCCATGCttcgcggcgaggccggcgaagTAGGTGTGCAGGTTCCGGTCGATGAAAGGGAGGCTTCCTAAGAGCGGGACGCCCCTAGGGCCGGGCGGCAAGCGGCTGGtggtgcgccggcggcggttgACAGCGAGGTACAGTACCGTCGGCAAAAGCAATGCTGCGTAGAGAAggtttgcttgtgtttgtgcCATTGCCCGTACGGCTAGCTGTTTGATTTTGGCTGTGTCTTTTGCTATGGGCCTTATCTTTTGTTACTGTTGGCTGTGTGGGTCTTGTCCATCGCGTCTGTTGGCTGTGTCTTATTTACTATTGGCCCAATAAAAATTACATCATTTTTCTATTGTACCTATGGACCGTGAGACACATTTACATTTGGCCCGTTTAAAAAATTCTGTTGTCCCTATGGGccttttgtttgttggatatatGTGATATTGGACATCACATCACATCTATCTATTACAGTAAACTCTCAGATTCAACTAATTCTTCAGGCTCATCTTGGACATCATCACAGCTACCTCCGTGTCCTGATTGCTCATCTAAACAAAAAACAGAAAATGATAGATATATTTAATAAAATTTGTTTTTAGAATAATGTGAAATATTTAGCTTTGACATATTATACAAAATATCCAAGTTCTGTACCTTGATGATGGCTCTTGAGCAAAAGCTATGATTGTAGCAGGAgctacaaaacaaaaaaaaaatggagcaAGTTCTCATATGGTGGTGCTGTCTTaacaaaatgttagaaaaaataataactTGCCACTAATTAAGAAAAAAGTATGCTATATAATTTGACTTACAGCTAAGACAAAGTATGGTATAAATTAACAATAAACTTTTGCTAGATACTATAATACTAGATATTCACCCTATGCTGGTACTGCCTGACCTTTTGGTTAATGCCATGTAATGTCCCTAGTTCTACAACATTCTGCATCATATTACCCTTAATGAAAAAGTAGAAACTATAACTTTTCAATCAGATGAGATCACAGATTACTCGTGTCAAAAAAGGTACAATGTATAACTCAAAACAATGACATGGCCACTAATTGTAATAAGGTGGGATCACAGATTACTTAATTCAATTAATTTTAGCTGGGATATATAGAATGCCATGCAGAAACCATAATAGACAGGAAACCATAGAAATACAAACAAAAAACGACCCAGGCAGTGAAGAAAACAAAGTAAATATGGTCAAAATAGCATCAGAAAATTTGGCTTAGCTAAAGTGATTAAAATTTTTCAAACCAAGAAAAATTCTTACAGCTATGCTCACTGGTACAAAGAAACACATAGCGATATATAGGGGGAAAGAGAACTAATCAAAACAATTAAtaagagagagaaaatagaGACAGAATAGTTCAAAGATAACCAAAAAAATAAGATGACACAAATATAGCAGACAACTATGCTACTATGTAGAGAAGAAATGGAGAAAAATTATGATAGAACTTTTTTGGTAGAGGCTAGCTGATATGCTACAAATCCATACCACCGCACTACTCCAGTCAAATCCcccaaggcaaaaaaaaaatgtagaagaaaagcactctgcaaaaagGTTTACACCCGCACAACCAATAGATCAACCATTATTTTACATGAGAAAATTATGATTTAGTTTTAGAAGTAAAATATAACTAGTGTAGATTGTTAGAATAAGTGTCCATGATAAATTACGTAAAGACAAAAACAATATCAAAATTTATAATATAGAATAAGTGTCAGAATTAAAGAGTATATCAAAATGTATAATGTAACTTATATAGTTATGAACTGTAACTAAAAGAACAGATCAATAATTGAATAGGAAAACCCAAGTTATAATTTGACAAATTGTGTAATAAAAATTActccaaaataaacaaaaaagttACAACATAAAATAATTGACGAACAGGAAGGGTACATCACATTCCATTCCTACCTTTGCGAATGCAACTAGCAGCGCAGTttagtgggggggggggggacgatgGTCCTTGGAAAAAATTAAGAAACACATGAGTGAGAATACAAAAATTCACCCCAAATGAATGGATATTACCAACATCTCGACTGCTATACAAAAGCTGGTACTTGAAGTCCAAAACATCAACTTTTACGAAGAGCAAAAATATACTATAATTTCAGCAAAAATAAATGATAACTAGTGTAGAGTGTTAGAATAAGTGTCCATGATAGAATGCATAAACACAAAAAATCAAATTTAATATCATACTTAAAATCTCTCAGTTTAGAAAAGAGGGCATAAAGCAACATAGACAAAAAATCAACTAAAATAAGACTGATGGCGTAACCCACGCATATCTAGATCTGCTCACCTTTAGATCAGCTGGCCAGACCTGAGTTTTCAGCATATACATGAGAACTGAGAACTGAGGTAAAACAAGTAATATAGTAAATATCACCAGAAATTTACCTTAGCTAGAAAATAAATTgattaaattttttgaaaacaaacaaATGCTTGCAGTTATAATCAAATCAAATAAGGAAATAGATCTACTCAAATCAAATAGAATGGGCATCCAACAGTATAAACAGTTTAGAATAGAATGGGCAAAAAGTCATACTGAACTCCTGCAGATAACAATATGCATCTCACCCTCTCTAAAAAATTGGCAAACACTTTTATCCACATTAAGTTATAAAATATAATAACTGTTGAAAATGTATCTCACTCtcttatctaaaaaaatatcgCTAATTAAATCATGATTTTGTAGCATGGAAGGTAGGAACAATTACAGTGATATTTTTTGGAGCAGAAGAAAGAAACTGGTTCAGACAAAAATATCACTGATTTAAATCATTATTTTGTAGCATGGAAAGGTAGGAATAATTAcagtgacacacacacaaaaactaATTAGCAATAGGACACTTGTGGCTTCACTAATTATAGGGTGACCAAAACTAAAGCATACAGTGCAAAAGCATAAATGGATTAAAGATAAAAGCAACTATTAATTAGCAAAAAGATATGTGTTGTATTATTTGTCGATGCGCAATGAATGTGAAACGAGATCACTtgctgtaaataaaaaaaatcattgaGAGTAATCTTTCTTCTTGCCGCACAAGGAAATACAATAGGAAATTTTATTTTCCTAGTAGCATTGATCTAACGAAATAACATTCAACTGCTCAGAAATATCCATTTCTACCATGCTCTAACTTTATTATAAAGATTACATGTGTCCAATACTAGATACACCATGAAATTTGATTCAGATGTAGAAAATACTACGAAATTTGCAGTAAAAAGTACCAGAATTGATACAAAACTAACTGATTATTTTTGATAACCCTCtcccacacacatgcacacaaaAACAACATTTGCCTGGCTCACAGCTCCTCCGTCCTACCTAGCTCTCGTTGGCTCGAGTCGCCCACATCAGTGCGCGGCCTGCGGCAGCCTGCTCGCCTGAGCTTGCGCCGCTTGGGTGCATACTTCTCCAGCGCCGAATCTGCGCGTGCCCAGTGCATGCAGGCATAATCCCCCTTCCAGATAGAGACCTTCCCCCAATCCCAAAACAGAAACATCAAAATCCATCCCAAAAATATCTTAAacctacacaaagcaaaagcACCGTGCGGACAGCCCCCCCCACCTCCGcccatcacacacacacacacacacacacacacacacacacacacacacacacacacacacacacacacacacacacacacacacacacacacacacacacacacacacacacacatcgtCCTGTGCTCCTCCAAATCCCTCTCCTCCATCGATGAAATGGAGTACCAATCAAAAAACAATAGAAATCCTAGGAAAATCTAGGGAAAACCCTAACAAAATCGTAGAGGGAACGCTTGCGGATAAGAAACTTACAGCAAacagcgcctcctcctcctcctcctcctcacacTAGTTGGTGTCGCCGATGGGGACTCCGGCGATCTGGCCACTGCCCAGGAACCATCGCCGCCCCCTGCTCTCCTCTCACATGCAAGAGTGGGGTGGGTGGGGGTCTGGGCCCGTGAAAAGAAGCTGAAAGGGTTTGGTGGGGTGGGGGAAATGATGACCGGGTAGCTGCCCCAGATGATTAATGTGGTTTTCGTTGTGGgcccaaaaacaaaataaacacATGAACATGATCGACGTCCGTTACAGATCAGACGAACCACATCATTGATTGACGACTAACCAAATTTCAATCGGCGTCACTAAATCTGTTATTTTAATCTCATGATTAATTAATTCAATTATTTGGTCCTAAATATACACACACGATGATGATAAAATGTAACAAGGTGCATTCTCTATACAAGGTGCACCCACTCTGTCTCTGCAATTGCAATCAAGAGATTACATCGATTGCAACTGGAATAATAGACTGATTGCAACTGGACGGAACTGATTGCAACTGGGCGCGAATTAGTTGCAATTCAGACCGACCCAGTTGCAACCGGACGCGGATCAGTTGCAACTGGACGTGAGCCGGTTGCAACTCAGACTAATCTAGTTGCAACTGGACACGAACATGTTGCAACTGGACGCGAACGGGTTGCAGCTAGAACTTTCATAGTTGCAAGTGAGAGGGTGAGTGCTGTTGGGGATTGCGCCTTGCGAAGGAGGCGGTACCTGAAGTTAGGTCCCTCGGCTGGAGGTTAACCGAACATCTTACGAGGGTTAACCAATTACCAAAGTACTTGGCTTTGTTGTGCAGGAATATCGATACAAGTGGGGGAAACTTATCCAAAGGTTAACTGTGGACGGCGGGTCCCCGTGCCACAAGAAACCTTCGGGCGCTGATGCAGGGTTAACCCCGTACTCAGGGAATGATGTAatagggtggggggggggggtataaatagccctcCCTGTCCCACAACATTGTAACGggttgattttttttgaaattataGTGCAATTACGTTTGTGCTATTGTTCCACTTGCATTCTACCTTCGTTCGTTGCCCTTCTCATTCTGTTTGGGATCTACAACTTCGATCCCAACAGAGGTGCCCACCGTGTTCTCAGCTCGAGAAACAACCCCCGATGCCTCCACAAAAAGAAAAGCCACCAACCCGAACAAACCACCCAAAGGTTCCAAACCTTCATGACATCCTGGTTGAGCAAGCCACATCCCCGACGGAGCCAACCCTCGCCTAGATGCCGAGCAGGAGAAACACACTAGAGTTCAGCGTGCATtactagaaaagaaaaaaagcagCAACGGCACTTAACAACTCAGAAGAGTTCAAAGATGACCCACCTTCCCAAGACCAATAGGATGAGCTCACAGCAGCCGCTCTCAAGCTCAAGGCCATCGAAAGGGAGAAAGCACACCTTAATGCTATGTTAGCAACCAAGCAAAGAGCAGTTACCCAAGCCAAGAAGCTGGCCGAAGCTAAGCGCAAACTGACCACAATGCAAGCTGAAGTTGAAAAATTGCAAAAAGGTTGTGAAGACACACAAGAATTCCATCGCCAAACCTCACCTCATGTCCCACCAGAAACATCTCGTCAGGCGGAAACCCACAACCTGCACCAGACATAAACCATACCCACCAAGAACAAACCAACCACCAATACCTACCAAATTCCCTATTTGACCCAATCTCTCCACTCTCAGTGGCACTGCAGCTAACCCAATGGCCTCTTGGCTACAAACCCACACAGCTGCCACCGTACGATGGATCTGTCAACCAAGCTCAGTTCATCATGACATACAAGACCACAATTGCCTCTGCTGGCGGAGATGACCCAATTATGGCAAAATCCTTCATCATGGTATGCAAAGGTCCAGTTGCAAGCTGGTATTCATACCTTCCACTACTGTCAATTACAAGCTCGTTCCATCTCAAAGAGAAGTTGAAGCAAGGCTTTCAAGTCTTCAAGAAAGCAACCATAACCTCCTTGGAGGAATTCCAATGCATCCAGATGGACAGAGAACCTTTACTCGATTACCTTCGGAGGTTCGTCCAGAAAAAGACACAAACTCCCAACTTCTCCGAGAAAGCGGAAATTGACAAATGCATTGCCGGCTTACTCCTAAGCCAATTGGCTTCTCACCTCTTGAGAGAGCTGAAATGAACCGGGTTTTCGAAAGGAGAACCCGACTCTTTGTATCATCGTGATAGCCCCTGGATCAGTAGtgatcacatacagaactcatttcaattacatatcaTAGACATAACTCGCGATAAAACAGTACATGGGTTTATCTAATACAAACATCAGAGTACATGCCTCTTGGGCTAAAGGAAAACAAACGGAAAGCGGAAATGATATCTAGTCTTCTGAGCAGACTCCATCTTCTGGGCTCTTCTTCACAGGCAGCTCGGAGCGTAGCTCGGGCAGTCCTTAACTTCATCCTTCGTCATCTCGGTTGATCCTCCGCTCGAatcctgcatctatcaggctattctcaaggacgggataggttcacatcACCATCCGCATGCAGCGTAAAGGTGGATGCATAAAGGAAACAAATATTGCGAAAGGAAAGGctaggttttcctatgcaaaCAGCAATAAGTATATATAAGTCATCCATAACTCCTAGACGCGGGCCATTCCAacatcccggactcccggtcgtATCTATCTTCCACTACGAAACAATACATCCCTGTTTTGGTGctggaactccctctccctgcacctcagctgctatccaagcaAGAAAAGTAGTCTAGGGGGAGGTAGAAATATATAGCCAGATTCAAAGTagtacatgaccgagtatgtggctatacatatagttttcaccttgcaggggttgtacacttgtacccactcgccccgatGCTAGCCGGGAGACTGACCCCGATGCACCGGTCTAAAGAAACTAACGGCTATGGCACCAACCTACTCCCGGTCTAGGGTGCATCCTCCTGCGATAAgtcgcccggggctgtgaagcaATCTAGAATGGGATCCAAACAAATCCTCCAGATCTAGGGCCATAGagtccttccctctccctctaaCACTGATACATTATCCTCCTACAGATATGGTGCCGTGCGTAGCTAGCTCGGACAAGGTCCAACCTCAtaatggataagtggtgtgcacattTGACATAGTTCCATTTCTAGGTCCACAagctcaagtccttaatcttgctggGACGAGCATCTTCGTTCGAGTGCGTCTCCGTCAACGCGGTCCGCATTCGGCACCCGTTACAGGTGTTGCCGGCCAAGGTCTGGTGGCATTGGGCAGTGAACGTCGGCGAACAAGGCATGGCCTTGCAGCCGGGTTCAGATGCGCAGGCGTGCGGGTGGTGTGAGACACGCGGCGTGCCCGCGGGCGACGGCATGGCCGTGGCCATGCACGAATGTGGCGATGTCTTGGTTCATGCAGGGCTTCAGTGCACGCTCGCACGCGAAACGTGGGTGCTCCCTGTCCATGGCGGCGCAACGGATCGACGGCGACGAGATGAGTGAATGCCAAGACGAGGTCAGGGCAAGATAGCTCGGGAGCGCGCGGGCATGTAGTGTTCCCATGTTGTGTTCGACCCAAGACCGTAAGGACGTGAGTGAACGCGACGTTGCGTTCGCGTCGGGGTGGTGACCGCGCATGGTGAGCCGTGGTGTGGCGAACGACGTGCTTGGTGAAGCGCCCAAATGGGATTTCCACATTGTGACTGTGACGTTGCGGGTTGGCTCATGCCCACGCACGTTGGCAACGAAGCACAATCATGCAAAGGGCTAGGAAAGCCCTATTTTTGACCGGCATGCGTGTGCACACGACGGTCGGGGCTAAGGCGAGGCTACGGTTGGGTTCGAGCAGGGCAAAGGTGAAGCTTTTGGCCCGTGGGTCAGATGCACGTGGTGTGCTCGGCAGAACGCCCACAAGAGCTCAGCGCCAGCAGTGGGTTCATGCGCTCACGTCATTGCGGCCCTCGCACGCGGTGACCGCGCTTAGCATGGTTGTGTGTGCGTGTGCGAGACGTGTGCAAGGCACGGCCTTGCCACAGGCTTAGCCTTTGCGCTCGACCAGCCGGGGTTTAGGTGGCATGAGAGCACGGTGAGGCCGCGGGGGTTTGGCTTGGCATTGTTTATGACGTGGCTGTGTAGGTTACGACGGCCGTGGCGGCTCCTACAAGAAACATGGGATGGAGATTCCTATGGCTAGGCTACATTGAGGGCTCATCGGCACTCTAGCCGGCAGCACGAGCAGGTATGAAGGACGTTATCAGTGGTGGCCTACCGAACTGGGTTGAAGACGACGAGGGCGATGTCGTGGTGTGGCTTGGCCGTGATGAGCTGGAGAGGTGCCATGCAGCGCGGGGTCGCCGTTGGAAGCGATCGGGGAGACAGTGCGACGTCGAGGTTCTCTAGCGGTGGCGTGGCATCAAAGTCCTGGCGACGGCGGCTCCCCTTGGCGATGGTGGCTCTTGGGCTCCTCCTCCCTTGGCACCCATGCTCCGGACGCAGCAGTGCTAGGCATGGCGGCGGCTATGCGTCCTCCTCATCATCTTGGCGATGTTGGCTACAAGCTTCTTTCctggcggggcggcggcaccGGCCTTCAGCGGCGGCACCGACCTTCAGCTGCGGCGGTGGCAGCTGGCctccctccttcttcctcttcccctcctCGGCTTATCCTTCCTCTCCATGCCTCCTCTATTAttcacctccccctcctcctcttcccttTCGATTTGTGGCAGCGTCGCAGGGGAAAAGAGGGCGAGGGCTTCTAGGGTTCGGAGAGTAGCGGTAGCGGGTTTTATAGAGCCATGGCTTGGGTTGGACATGACCAAGGTGATGGGACGCGCGGGGATCCTCGTTGTCCGCACCGAGGATGCGTGGCGTGGATCCGCCGGCTCAGCGCGACTCTAGGGTTGGCTCAAGGTGCGTGGGCGGCAAGGCTGGCGTGTGCGCTAGCTGACTGGGGGGCACCTCCGTGCCTTGTCGTGAAGCGGGGCGGATGGCGTCGCGCGGCAGGCGGTGGAGAGCGGATGGCGTTGGGGAAAAGCGACGGGGAAGAAGAACATGGAAAAGGTGGCTGCCAGGTAGGGCCCGCCTATAAGCGGCTCAAGGGAAAAGAGGTGGCGTGGGGATATGTTGGGCTGGCTTCCACATGCGGGTTGGGCTGCGGTGCGCCTGCTGGGGTAATGGTCCAGATGGAGCACGCGTGCTGGCGGGCTGAAGCCTACGTGCACGGGGTAGGCCGGGCTGAAAGCTAAGGTAGGGTAGGCTTAGGGTTTTGCTGGGCTTTGGGATGAGCTGGTTCTGGGTTAGGGTAGGCTTTAACAATGGGTCGTGGTCTGGACCGATTTTGGGTCGGGGTTAGAGCCgggttagtgctaggttagctttTGAAATTAAATTGAAGGGCACACTTCAATTTAAATTCCACACAACCTTCACACAGGAAAATAAATCCAACTCGAATGCAATTAAACAAGGTAGAGCCAAATAAAATTCAAATAACTCCAAATATAATCACACTAGCAATTAATATTTTCTTATTTTAACTTGAAATTTGTAAATACTAGGAATTTTAGAAAGGCATAAGTCCTACTTAGATGAGTTTATTACAGCATACAACAAAAActtttgaaattcacattttttcGACTTATTAACATTCCAAAaaaaatccgggatgttacaaGAGCCACCCAGATCACTTGCATAACTGTACGCAGAAGTTGAAAAATGCGCAAGATCTCATGCAGACCACATGAGAAGAGTGGAGCAGAGGAAAATGATGCAACAATAGCAAAACTTACAGCAAGAAAACCAAAATAACTCCAGACAAAACCAGCAGTATACCTTCTCTGTGGAACCTCAACAGGACCAAGACTCTCAGATAACTGCCGACCCATAATAATCCCACCTGCTGCCCAACCTTCAGGTGAGCGAACCATCAACAACCCCCAATACTCTTACAAAGGGGGCAGATCGAGTCAAGGACGAGGCCAGGGAGCTTCGGATGAACCCAACAAACTGTTTTGCCATTTTCATGGAACTGACGCTGGTCACACTGCTAATCAATGCCCcgagaagaagaaaaccctcgAGAGAATGGAGGCCGAGAAAAAAAAGCCAAAATGGTAGGCCACACTAGCTGGTCTGCGGCACCAAATCAACCATAAACCATTCTCTACCACCTTTCAACCCACCGTTCCAACCAGTGTCAGCATTTAGCTACAGCCCATACCCTGCCAACTGGCAACCTCCGCCACCAAATAACCAAAGAGGATCCTCGCAGCCAATAGCCCATGCGCCACCACAAGGTGAATTACCACCACCTCCCCAGTACCACCCCCGAAACAGGAGGGCCAAAACCCTAAAGGCAATCAGTTTTTGACACTCCCAACCTTCAGaatgatcatgcccatctccAGAGGTTCCTCCCTTGACTTTGAGAACAAGAGATAATGGAGAAACTATTTCAGACAAGTTCTCATCATACTGGTGGAGGGCCCAGTCAAAAAAACACAGTGGTCCCATACACCAAGAACCTTCTCAGAAGAGGA contains:
- the LOC120710151 gene encoding geraniol 8-hydroxylase-like, which codes for MPSPAGTPRVSHHPHACASEPGCKAMPCSPTFTAQCHQTLAGNTSEGPNFRYRLLRKAQSPTALTLSLATMKVLAATRSRPVATSNLLYAALLLPTVLYLAVNRRRRTTSRLPPGPRGVPLLGSLPFIDRNLHTYFAGLAAKHGPVLSIRLGSKVEIVVTSPELASEVLRDKDPIFANRVMPEAGNAISFGGEKNIVGNPVGPKWRLLRRVCVHDMLSPAGLDGVHSLRRREFRSTLRYLHSRSGEAVDIGAQMFLNTMNVITSTMWGGTIGSDSERAAIGHEFRELVAGITELLGSPNVSDFFPALAPFDLQGVNRKMGRFREKFDLMFARIIQQRVEAQQDGGDTVADFLDTMLKMEREGGDGKASFTMNNVKSLLLDMVVGGTETTSNTVEWAMAEMMQNPQSLKRAQNELDMVVGRDAIVEESHLSQLHYLRMVVKETLRLHPPLPLMVPHCPSTDSTVGGYHIPEGSRVFVNVWAIQRNPLVWNEPLEFNPERFAGDDVDGPKWDFTGNQFDYFPFGSGRRICAGIAMADKMTLYSLAMLLQGFDWKLPEGTQIDLSEKFGIVMKKATPLVAIPTPRLSKPDLYYS